A single region of the Nicotiana sylvestris chromosome 6, ASM39365v2, whole genome shotgun sequence genome encodes:
- the LOC104215851 gene encoding uncharacterized protein, with protein sequence MKREKLDNQFAKFLEILKQIHINIPFTNALLQMPSYAKFLKEILSSKRKLEEVSMVILTEKCSAILQNKLPQKLGDPDPGEMKDTGVSLQFADQSTKRPKGIIENELVRVDTFVFPVDFIVLEMKEFSDEPIILGRPFLATDKAIIDVHQGQLILRVDEERVIFDMQKILRFSEEDTSSSCFSIDMINNLIDEFKDDQLISDSMERCLAKSGTT encoded by the exons ATGAAAAGAGAAAAGCTGGATAATCAATTTGCAAAGTTTTTggagattttaaaacaaattcatATTAACATTCCTTTTACTAATGCTTTATTGCAAATGCCTTCATATGCCAAATTTCTGAAAGAAATTTTATCAAGCAAAAGGAAATTGGAAGAAGTTTCTATGGTAATACTTACTGAAAAATGCAGtgctatacttcaaaataagctaccaCAAAAACTCGGTGACCCAG ATCCTGGTGAAATGAAAGACACGGGTGTTTCACTTCAATTTGCTGATCAAAGTACTAAGAGACCAAAGGGAATAATTGAAAATGAGCTTGTAAGAGTAGATACATTTGTTTTTCCTGTAGATTTCATAGTACTTGAAATGAAGGAGTTTTCTGATGAACCAATTATTTTGGGTAGGCCATTTCTTGCAACAGACAAGGCAATCATAGATGTCCATCAAGGACAACTAATTTTAAGAGTTGATGAAGAAAGAGTTATttttgatatgcaaaagatactaAGATTCTCAGAAGAAGATACATCATCTTCATGCTTTTCAATTGACATGATTAATAATCTTATAGATGAATTCAAAGATGATCAATTAATTTCTGACTCAATGGAAAGATGTTTGGCCAAATCTGGCACCACATAG